GTTGGGAGCAAGTTTAAGGATAGGGATTGAATCACTTATGGGTACTACAGATTTATCTTCAGAAACCAATTCACCTGAATATACAGTTCTGGTCGAATCTTTAGCCTCTGCATCTAACACCAATAGAACACGACACTTTGGACAACCTAAAGCACTTTTACAATCGCATTCTTCAGGTAGTACGTATCTATTGAGATCGGTCTTTAACGGTATCATACCTAATCTATGGGCAATCAATTCATCGTACATAATCGAAGAATTTTCTATGATGACCACATCATCTATCGCCATCGTTGGTACTTCACTTATTGCGAAGCGCCTTATCGCATTCGCGTAACACCGCTCAATACCCTTTAATAAGACTTTGACCTTTTTCTCATCATACTCTAAGATACGAACTTCGACCATCCTTCATCACTCCACTATCTGTATTATGGCCAATATTGGTAACATGATGTTGATATAAACTAGAGGATAGTTTGAGCATCTTTAAATATTTATCACTACCAAAAGCTCAAAAATCCTCATGATATTTGCACATTTCTTATAAGGATATAAGGTTTATTTGTAAAAAATTTTCAATAATATTCTTCCTTCATCAGTAATAACGATAAGAATGTATAAATTTGATTATTTTTA
This DNA window, taken from Nitrososphaerales archaeon, encodes the following:
- a CDS encoding DNA-directed RNA polymerase subunit D, which gives rise to MVEVRILEYDEKKVKVLLKGIERCYANAIRRFAISEVPTMAIDDVVIIENSSIMYDELIAHRLGMIPLKTDLNRYVLPEECDCKSALGCPKCRVLLVLDAEAKDSTRTVYSGELVSEDKSVVPISDSIPILKLAPNQRVKLEAYARLGKGKEHAKWQPATVSVLTSVDDKDDEFILFIESVGSIPAYEIFIKAIEILERKLNEFVNKVSEHHG